From Tachysurus fulvidraco isolate hzauxx_2018 chromosome 10, HZAU_PFXX_2.0, whole genome shotgun sequence, one genomic window encodes:
- the LOC113647430 gene encoding zinc finger protein 585B-like isoform X3, which translates to MSGRARGKSCGRETGALGEQPPLPQKEAQAVWPPQPKRELQGRGRQKSAPVAAAEGEKPYHCSECGKSFITPSKLQRHQRIHTGEKPYHCSECGKSFTQQSSLQTHQRIHTGVRAYHCSECGKSFMQQSSLQTHQRIHTGVRPYHCSECGKSFMRQSSLQIHQRIHTGVRPYHCSECGKSFITQSALQRHQHIHTGVRPYYCLECGKSFITLSDLQTHQGIHTGVRPYHCSECGKSFITQRELQTHQRIHTGVRPYHCSECGKSFITQSALQRHQHIHTGVRPYHCLECGKSFITQSELQIHQHIHTGVRPYHCLECGKSFTRQSSLQTHQRIHTGVRPYHCSECGKSFTHQSSLQTHQRIHTGVRPYHCSECGKSFITQSDLQRHQRIHTGVRPFHCSECGKSFMRQNSLQIHQRIHTGVRPYHCSECGKSFITQSELQRHQRIHTGVRPYHCSECGKSFTQQSNLQTHQRIHTGVRPYHCSECGKSFTQQNILQTHQRIHTGVRPYHCSECGKSFTQQSSFQTHQRIHTGVRPYHCSECGKSFITQRKLQIHQRIHTGVRPYYCLECGKSFTQQSNLQTHQRIHTGVRPYHCSECGKSFMRQSSLQIHQRIVGK; encoded by the exons ATGTCCGGGCGCGCCAGAGGAAAATCATGTGGCAGAGAGACTGGGGCCCTAGGCGAG CAACCACCTCTGCCCCAGAAGGAAGCTCAAGCCGTGTGGCCACCACAGCCTAAGAGAGAGCTCCAAGGGAGGGGAAGACAGAAATCTGCCCCCGTGGCGGCGGCAGAAG GAGAAAAgccgtatcactgctcggagtgtgggaagagttttattacaccAAGTAAACTCCAaagacaccagcgcattcatacaggagaaaagccgtatcactgctcggagtgtgggaagagttttacgcaGCAGAGTAGtctccaaacacaccagcgcattcatacaggagtgagagcgtatcactgctcggagtgtgggaagagttttatgcAGCAGAGTAGtctccaaacacaccagcgcattcatacaggagtgagaccgtatcactgctcagagtgtgggaagagttttatgcGACAGAGTAGTCTCCAaatacaccagcgcattcatacaggagtgagaccgtatcactgctcggagtgtgggaagagttttattacacaaagtgCTCTCCAAAGACACCAgcacattcatacaggagtgaggccGTATTACTGCttggagtgtgggaagagttttattacactAAGTGATCTCCAAACACACCAgggcattcatacaggagtgagaccatatcactgctcggagtgtgggaagagttttattacacaacgtgaactccaaacacaccagcgcattcatacaggagtgagaccgtatcactgctcggagtgtgggaagagttttattacacaaagtgCTCTCCAAAGACACCAgcacattcatacaggagtgaggccGTATCACTGCttggagtgtgggaagagttttattacacaaagtgaACTCCAAATACACCAgcacattcatacaggagtgaggccGTATCACTGCttggagtgtgggaagagttttacgcgGCAGAGTAGtctccaaacacaccagcgcattcatacaggagtgagaccgtatcactgctcggagtgtgggaagagttttacgcaTCAGAGTAGtctccaaacacaccagcgcattcatacaggagtgagaccgtatcactgctctgagtgtgggaagagttttattacacaaagtgaTCTCCAaagacaccagcgcattcatacaggagtgagaccttttcactgctcggagtgtgggaagagttttatgcGGCAGAATAGTCTCCAAATACACCAGCgtattcatacaggagtgagaccgtatcactgctcagagtgtgggaagagttttattacacaaagtgaACTCCAaagacaccagcgcattcatacaggagtgaggccgtatcactgctcggagtgtgggaagagttttacgcaGCAGAGTAatctccaaacacaccagcgcattcatacaggagtgagaccgtatcactgctcggagtgtgggaagagttttacgcaGCAGAATATtctccaaacacaccagcgcattcatacaggagtgagaccgtatcactgctcagagtgtgggaagagttttacgcaGCAGAGTAGTTTCCAaacacaccagcgcattcatacaggagtgaggccGTATCattgctcggagtgtgggaagagttttattacacaacGTAAACTCCAaatacaccagcgcattcatacaggagtgagaccgtaTTACTGCttggagtgtgggaagagttttacgcaGCAGAGTAatctccaaacacaccagcgcattcatacaggagtgagaccgtatcactgctcggagtgtgggaagagttttatgcGGCAGAGTAGTCTCCAAATACACCAGCgcattgtgggaaaataa